A genomic stretch from Pontivivens ytuae includes:
- the gmk gene encoding guanylate kinase yields MIDPCRRGLLVILSSPSGAGKSTLSRRLLSEDGEISFSISATTRPPRPGEEDGREYYFKDRAEFERMVVAGEMLEHAEVFGNLYGSPLGPVRDAMSAGRDVLFDVDWQGGQQIRNSEMGREAISIFILPPSIEELEHRLRKRAQDAPDVIARRMGEARREMSHWAEYDYILINDDLDTCYDQLRSVLVAERLRRDRRPDIAQQARLMSGQIKERT; encoded by the coding sequence ATGATAGATCCGTGCCGCCGCGGCCTCCTCGTCATCCTCTCCTCGCCCTCCGGGGCGGGCAAGTCGACGCTCTCGCGGCGGCTCCTGTCGGAGGACGGCGAGATCTCCTTCTCGATCTCCGCCACCACCCGCCCGCCGCGGCCCGGTGAGGAGGACGGGCGGGAGTACTACTTCAAGGACCGTGCCGAGTTCGAGCGCATGGTCGTGGCGGGCGAGATGCTGGAGCATGCCGAGGTCTTCGGCAATCTCTACGGCTCGCCCCTCGGCCCCGTAAGGGACGCGATGAGTGCGGGGCGCGACGTGCTCTTCGATGTGGACTGGCAGGGCGGTCAGCAGATCCGCAACTCCGAGATGGGGCGCGAGGCGATCTCCATCTTCATCCTGCCCCCCTCCATCGAGGAGCTGGAGCACCGCCTGCGCAAGCGTGCACAGGACGCCCCGGACGTGATCGCCCGCCGCATGGGCGAGGCGCGGCGGGAGATGAGCCACTGGGCCGAATACGACTACATCCTCATCAACGACGATCTCGACACCTGCTACGACCAGCTCCGCTCGGTCTTGGTGGCCGAGCGCCTGCGCCGTGACCGCCGGCCCGACATCGCCCAGC
- a CDS encoding YicC/YloC family endoribonuclease: protein MQSMTGFARVDGTGEGMSWAWEARSVNARGLDLRLRLPDGADALEAELRKATPRRFARGNVSISLRWSRLPDAAGGGVNRVALDQALAALAEVEAVAAQQGRELAAVSAADILALRGVAEGGEAGQAWLKAAQSEIAALLDALAHARESEGAALATLLTTSIDEIARLAAEARETAAARAARAGETLRARVAALMEAAPDTDRLEQELALIAVKADVTEELDRLDAHVAAARVHLTETGPIGRKLDFLMQEFNREANTLASKSGDAELTRVALALKVVIDQMREQVQNVE, encoded by the coding sequence ATGCAGTCGATGACGGGATTCGCGCGGGTGGATGGCACCGGCGAGGGGATGAGCTGGGCGTGGGAGGCGCGCAGCGTCAACGCGCGCGGCCTCGACCTGCGGCTGCGCCTACCCGACGGTGCGGACGCGCTGGAGGCCGAGCTGCGCAAGGCGACGCCGCGCCGGTTCGCGCGCGGCAACGTCTCGATTTCCCTGCGCTGGTCGCGCCTGCCCGATGCGGCGGGCGGCGGAGTGAACCGCGTGGCGCTCGACCAGGCGCTCGCCGCCCTGGCCGAGGTTGAGGCGGTCGCAGCACAACAGGGGCGGGAGCTGGCGGCCGTGAGCGCCGCTGACATCCTTGCCCTGCGCGGTGTAGCCGAGGGAGGCGAGGCCGGGCAGGCCTGGCTCAAGGCCGCCCAGTCGGAAATCGCGGCGCTGCTCGATGCCCTTGCCCACGCGCGGGAGTCCGAGGGCGCGGCGCTGGCCACGCTCCTCACCACCTCCATTGACGAGATCGCCCGCCTGGCTGCCGAAGCGCGGGAGACGGCGGCCGCCCGGGCCGCCCGGGCCGGCGAGACGCTGCGCGCCCGCGTCGCCGCACTGATGGAGGCCGCCCCCGACACCGACCGGCTGGAGCAGGAGCTCGCCCTGATCGCCGTGAAGGCCGACGTGACCGAGGAGCTCGATCGCCTCGACGCGCATGTCGCCGCGGCCCGCGTGCATCTCACCGAAACCGGGCCCATCGGGCGCAAGCTCGACTTCCTGATGCAGGAGTTCAACAGGGAGGCGAACACCCTCGCCTCCAAGTCCGGCGATGCGGAGCTGACGCGCGTGGCCCTTGCGCTCAAGGTCGTGATCGATCAGATGCGCGAGCAGGTCCAGAACGTCGAATGA